One Streptomyces lincolnensis genomic region harbors:
- a CDS encoding FHA domain-containing protein FhaB/FipA — MSELTLTVMRLGFLAVLWLFVIVAVQVIRSDLFGTRVTQRGSRRESGRQQQAARQAAPPQQRQQAAGGRQRRNAPTKLVVTEGTLTGTTVALQGQTITLGRAHDSTIVLDDDYASSRHARIYPDRDGQWIVEDLGSTNGTYLDRTRLTTPTPIAPGAPLRIGKTVIELRK; from the coding sequence ATGTCAGAGCTGACCCTCACGGTCATGCGGCTGGGTTTCCTGGCCGTACTGTGGCTGTTCGTGATCGTGGCCGTGCAGGTCATCCGCAGCGACCTGTTCGGAACGCGCGTCACACAGCGCGGCTCGCGGCGGGAGAGCGGACGGCAGCAGCAGGCCGCCCGCCAAGCCGCGCCCCCGCAACAGCGCCAGCAGGCCGCCGGGGGCCGACAGCGTCGTAACGCCCCGACCAAACTGGTGGTGACGGAGGGCACCCTCACCGGCACCACGGTCGCGCTCCAGGGACAGACCATCACCCTGGGCCGGGCGCACGACAGCACCATCGTGCTGGACGACGACTACGCCTCCAGCCGCCATGCCAGGATCTACCCGGACCGCGACGGCCAGTGGATCGTCGAGGACCTGGGCTCCACCAACGGCACGTACCTCGACCGAACGCGGCTGACGACCCCCACACCGATTGCGCCGGGCGCGCCCCTCCGCATCGGCAAGACCGTCATCGAGCTGCGGAAGTAG
- a CDS encoding FtsW/RodA/SpoVE family cell cycle protein translates to MSSTTNSPTHHTSTIGAIGAPSRRNTELALLAFAVLIPVFAYANVGLAINDKVPPGLLSYGLGLGLLAGIGHLVVRKFAPYADPLLLPLATLLNGIGLVIIWRLDQSKKLQRSSTFVEAAPRQLLYSAMGVALLVVVLIFLKDHRVLQRYTYISMAGAMLLLVMPLIPGLSAPTYGAKIWIKIPGLGTLQPGEFAKIALAVFFAGYLMVKRDALALASRRFMGLYLPRGRDLGPILVVWVMSILILVFETDLGTSLLFFGMFVIMLYVATERTSWIVFGLLMSAVGAVGVASFEPHIQTRVQAWLDPMREYELSRAGVQDGVVHSEQAMQALWAFGSGGTLGTGLGQGNSDLIGFAANSDFILATFGEELGLAGVMAILLLYGLIVERGVRTALAARDPFGKLLAIGLSGAFALQVFVVAGGVMGLIPLTGMTLPFVAYGGSSVIANWALIGILLRISDTARRPAPAPAPNPDAEMTQVVRPS, encoded by the coding sequence ATGAGCAGCACTACGAACTCGCCGACCCACCACACGTCCACGATCGGCGCCATCGGCGCGCCGAGCCGGCGCAACACCGAGCTGGCGTTGTTGGCGTTCGCGGTTCTCATTCCGGTCTTCGCGTACGCCAACGTGGGCCTCGCGATCAACGACAAGGTGCCGCCCGGCCTGCTGAGCTACGGACTCGGTCTCGGGCTGCTCGCGGGGATCGGCCATCTCGTCGTACGGAAGTTCGCCCCGTACGCCGACCCCCTGCTGCTGCCGCTGGCCACCCTGCTGAACGGGATCGGCCTGGTCATCATCTGGCGGCTGGACCAGTCCAAAAAACTCCAGCGGAGCAGCACCTTCGTCGAAGCGGCACCGCGCCAGCTGCTGTACTCGGCGATGGGCGTCGCCCTGCTGGTCGTCGTGCTGATCTTCCTCAAGGACCACCGCGTCCTTCAGCGCTACACCTACATCTCGATGGCCGGGGCCATGCTCCTGCTCGTGATGCCGCTGATTCCCGGCCTCAGCGCCCCCACCTACGGCGCCAAGATCTGGATCAAGATCCCCGGCCTCGGCACGCTCCAGCCCGGCGAGTTCGCGAAGATCGCCCTCGCGGTGTTCTTCGCCGGCTATCTCATGGTCAAGAGAGACGCCCTGGCCCTGGCCAGCCGTCGCTTCATGGGCCTGTACCTGCCGCGCGGCCGCGACCTCGGTCCGATCCTCGTCGTCTGGGTGATGTCGATCCTCATCCTGGTCTTCGAGACCGACCTCGGTACATCCCTGCTGTTCTTCGGGATGTTCGTCATCATGCTGTACGTCGCCACCGAGCGGACCAGCTGGATCGTCTTCGGTCTGCTGATGTCCGCGGTCGGCGCGGTCGGCGTGGCGAGCTTCGAGCCGCACATCCAGACGCGTGTCCAGGCCTGGCTCGACCCGATGCGCGAGTACGAGCTCTCCCGCGCCGGCGTCCAGGACGGCGTCGTCCACTCCGAGCAGGCCATGCAGGCCCTGTGGGCCTTCGGTTCCGGCGGCACCCTCGGCACCGGCCTCGGGCAGGGCAACTCCGACCTCATCGGCTTCGCCGCCAACTCCGACTTCATCCTCGCCACCTTCGGCGAGGAGCTGGGTCTGGCGGGCGTCATGGCGATCCTGCTGCTCTACGGCCTGATCGTCGAGCGCGGTGTGCGCACGGCGCTCGCCGCCCGCGACCCGTTCGGCAAGCTGCTGGCCATCGGCCTGTCCGGCGCCTTCGCGCTCCAGGTCTTCGTCGTGGCCGGCGGTGTCATGGGCCTCATCCCGCTGACCGGTATGACGCTCCCGTTCGTGGCGTACGGCGGTTCCTCCGTCATCGCCAACTGGGCGCTGATCGGCATCCTGCTGCGCATCAGCGACACCGCACGCCGCCCGGCCCCCGCCCCCGCTCCCAACCCCGACGCCGAGATGACCCAGGTGGTCCGCCCGTCATGA
- a CDS encoding Stp1/IreP family PP2C-type Ser/Thr phosphatase, with amino-acid sequence MYPEPTGEVRMSLSLRFAAGSHKGMIREGNEDSGYAGPRLLAIADGMGGAAAGEVASSEAISTIVALDDDVPGSDILTSLGTAVQRANDQLRSMVEEDPQLEGMGTTLTALLWTGQRLGLVHVGDSRAYLLRDGVLTQITQDHTWVQRLVDEGRITEEEATTHPQRSLLMRALGSGEHVEPDLSIREVRAGDRYLICSDGLSGVVSHQTLEDTLASYQGPQETVQSLIELALRGGGPDNITVIVADVLDLDTGDTLAGQLSDTPVVVGAVAENQNHLHDPGIMQTPAGRASGLGRQVPGQGGGGGEFGPPGSGDTTGYIPANGFGDYSDDDFVKPRKGRKWLKRSFYIALTLAVVGGGLYGGWRWTQTQYYVGVNDDHVALYRGISQDLAWVSLSKVEKDHPEIELKYLPQYWQKSVEGTIAEGGLSNAQKKIDELAVQASACKKRVAQQQSESEQNSKTGEGEAGGTTGTTRTSLTSKATPTPNPSGSPSSPTPSTTAPTPTPGPTLSEEEKQVVGQCGTQ; translated from the coding sequence ATGTACCCGGAGCCGACGGGCGAGGTGCGCATGAGTCTGTCACTGCGCTTCGCCGCCGGATCGCACAAAGGCATGATCCGGGAGGGCAACGAGGACTCCGGATACGCCGGGCCGCGTCTGCTCGCGATCGCCGACGGCATGGGCGGCGCCGCGGCCGGCGAGGTCGCCTCCTCCGAGGCCATCTCCACCATCGTCGCGCTCGACGACGACGTCCCCGGCTCCGACATCCTCACCTCGCTCGGCACCGCCGTACAGCGCGCCAACGACCAGCTGCGTTCGATGGTCGAGGAGGACCCGCAGCTGGAGGGCATGGGCACGACGCTCACCGCCCTGCTGTGGACCGGCCAGCGACTCGGTCTCGTGCACGTCGGCGACTCGCGCGCGTACCTGCTGCGCGACGGCGTCCTGACCCAGATCACGCAGGACCACACCTGGGTGCAGCGCCTCGTCGACGAGGGACGCATCACCGAGGAGGAGGCGACCACGCACCCGCAGCGCTCGCTCCTCATGCGCGCGCTGGGCAGCGGCGAGCACGTCGAGCCCGACCTCTCCATCCGTGAGGTCCGCGCCGGCGACCGCTACCTGATCTGCTCCGACGGGCTGTCCGGGGTGGTCTCCCACCAGACCCTCGAAGACACCCTCGCCAGCTACCAGGGCCCCCAGGAGACCGTCCAGAGCCTCATCGAGCTCGCGCTGCGCGGCGGCGGCCCCGACAACATCACCGTCATCGTCGCCGACGTCCTCGACCTCGACACCGGGGACACCCTCGCCGGGCAGCTCTCCGACACCCCGGTCGTGGTCGGCGCGGTCGCCGAGAACCAGAACCACCTGCACGACCCCGGCATCATGCAGACCCCGGCGGGACGTGCCTCCGGGCTCGGCCGCCAGGTGCCCGGACAGGGCGGCGGGGGCGGCGAGTTCGGCCCGCCCGGCTCCGGCGACACCACCGGTTACATCCCCGCCAACGGCTTCGGCGACTACTCCGACGACGACTTCGTCAAGCCCCGCAAGGGCCGCAAGTGGCTGAAGAGATCCTTCTACATCGCCCTCACCCTCGCCGTCGTCGGCGGCGGGCTCTACGGCGGCTGGCGCTGGACGCAGACGCAGTACTACGTCGGCGTCAACGACGACCATGTCGCGCTGTACCGGGGCATCAGCCAGGACCTGGCCTGGGTGTCGCTCTCGAAGGTGGAGAAGGACCACCCCGAGATCGAACTCAAGTACCTGCCGCAGTACTGGCAGAAGTCGGTCGAGGGCACGATCGCCGAGGGCGGCCTGAGCAACGCCCAGAAGAAGATCGACGAGCTGGCCGTGCAGGCCTCCGCGTGCAAGAAGCGGGTCGCGCAGCAGCAGTCCGAGAGCGAGCAGAACTCCAAGACCGGAGAGGGCGAGGCCGGAGGCACCACGGGAACCACCCGTACCTCCCTCACGTCCAAGGCGACACCGACCCCGAACCCCTCGGGCTCACCGTCGTCCCCGACCCCGTCCACGACCGCCCCTACTCCCACTCCCGGCCCCACCCTCTCGGAGGAAGAGAAGCAGGTCGTCGGGCAATGCGGTACGCAGTAG